TTTATTAGCTAATATAGCTTTTCCATTAGGAAACAAAAAATTTCTAGCATATCCTGGTTTAACATTAACTATATTGCCTTTTTCTCCTAAATTTAATATTTTTTTTGATAATATTATTTTCATATAATTTTTAAAAAATCTATTATTTCATATTATATTTCTATTTATGTTTATCAGTATAAGGTAATAAAGATAAATATCTAGCTTTTTTTATAGCTTTAGAAAGCTTTCTTTGATATTTTGACTTTGTACCAGTAATTCTACTTGGAACTATTTTACCATTTTCAGTAATATAATTCTTTAACAAATTTATATCTTTATAATCTATATCTTTTATTCCCTCTGAAGTAAATCTACAAAATTTTCTTCTTCTAAAATATCTAACCATTTTTTATGTCCTTATTAAAATATTAAGAAAAAATTATTTATTATTTTTAATTTTTTTTTCAGAATCTTTTGTTAAAAACATAGGAGACTTATTTAATATTGGTTTTTTTACAGAAATTACAAGATTTCTCAAAATATTTTCATCAAATCTTATTTTACTTTCAAATATTTTCATAATATCTTTAAAAACTTCTATGTTAATTAATACATAATGACCTTTATGAATTTTCTTTATT
The genomic region above belongs to Buchnera aphidicola (Ceratovacuna keduensis) and contains:
- the rpsF gene encoding 30S ribosomal protein S6 — translated: MKNYEIVLIFHPGNSNLVTNILEKYINFIKENKGIIHRLENWGRRHLSYPIKKIHKGHYVLINIEVFKDIMKIFESKIRFDENILRNLVISVKKPILNKSPMFLTKDSEKKIKNNK
- the rpsR gene encoding 30S ribosomal protein S18 yields the protein MVRYFRRRKFCRFTSEGIKDIDYKDINLLKNYITENGKIVPSRITGTKSKYQRKLSKAIKKARYLSLLPYTDKHK